In Alphaproteobacteria bacterium US3C007, one genomic interval encodes:
- a CDS encoding DNA methyltransferase, with protein sequence MDFFDHKIVSVSDLIPYVLNSRSHSDEQVAQIASSIREFGFTNPVLVDADNNLIAGHGRVLAARKINLETVPAIVVTGLDDRKRRALVIADNKLALNADWDEAALRVELKDLAGDFGELMGFSEDELVSLLKQDASEGLTDEDAVPDAPEQPVTVEGDVWVLGNHRLMCGDSTSIDAVENLMDGKAVDMVFTDPPYNVSFNGRSGKHDVIKNDNLSEQDFSDFIEGTIATIKAVNPAVYYIWCNWNFYGILQGKLDYKTCIVWAKNVFGMGSGYRHQHEFCLFNGKIDETIKNESDLWSVKKDHGYVHPTQKPVELSVRAFGNHIKLLDVLDLFGGSGSTMIGAEQTGRNCYMMELDPKYCDVIIQRWQDYTGKQAALEATGQKYDELTLDRCKAA encoded by the coding sequence ATGGATTTTTTTGATCATAAAATCGTCAGCGTTTCTGACCTGATCCCATATGTTTTGAACAGCCGGTCACATAGCGACGAGCAAGTTGCACAAATTGCGTCATCCATTCGCGAGTTTGGTTTTACAAACCCGGTGCTGGTAGATGCTGACAATAATTTAATTGCGGGTCACGGTAGAGTTTTGGCGGCACGCAAAATTAATTTGGAAACTGTGCCTGCGATTGTGGTTACTGGCCTCGATGATAGAAAGCGCCGAGCGCTTGTTATTGCCGACAATAAACTTGCGCTTAATGCAGATTGGGATGAGGCGGCGCTGCGAGTTGAGCTTAAGGATCTGGCTGGTGACTTTGGTGAGCTGATGGGCTTTAGCGAAGATGAGCTTGTAAGCCTTTTAAAGCAAGATGCCTCTGAGGGTTTAACTGACGAAGACGCAGTTCCAGACGCTCCAGAGCAGCCGGTAACGGTTGAGGGTGATGTTTGGGTGCTTGGCAACCACAGGCTCATGTGCGGCGACAGTACAAGCATTGATGCGGTGGAAAATCTAATGGATGGTAAAGCTGTTGATATGGTTTTTACCGACCCGCCATATAATGTTTCTTTTAACGGTCGCAGCGGAAAGCATGATGTAATTAAAAATGACAATTTGTCTGAGCAAGATTTTTCAGATTTTATTGAGGGTACGATAGCCACCATAAAAGCTGTAAACCCTGCGGTTTATTACATTTGGTGTAATTGGAACTTTTACGGAATTTTGCAAGGTAAGTTAGACTATAAGACGTGCATAGTTTGGGCGAAAAATGTCTTTGGAATGGGCAGCGGATATAGGCATCAACATGAATTTTGTCTGTTTAACGGTAAAATTGACGAAACAATAAAGAACGAAAGCGATCTTTGGTCTGTTAAAAAAGATCATGGATATGTGCATCCTACGCAAAAGCCCGTTGAGCTTTCAGTGCGTGCCTTTGGCAACCATATAAAATTGTTAGACGTCTTGGATTTATTTGGTGGTTCTGGCTCGACAATGATTGGTGCAGAGCAAACTGGACGCAACTGTTATATGATGGAGCTTGATCCAAAATATTGCGATGTGATTATACAGCGCTGGCAGGACTATACTGGTAAGCAGGCGGCGTTAGAGGCCACGGGCCAAAAATATGACGAGCTGACTTTGGATCGATGCAAAGCCGCTTAA
- a CDS encoding terminase TerL endonuclease subunit, producing the protein MTRGKKICAFIEQFCVIPEGAKVGQPMKLLKFQRKFILDVFDNKSGTSRAYLSVGRKNGKSALIAAIVLAHLVGPEAKQNSQIISGARSREQAALVFKLAEKMVRLSPELAKIIRIVPSQKMLIGLMMNVEYKAISAEAGTAHGLSPILAILDEVGQVRGPQDSFIEAIETAQGAHDNPLLIAISTQASTDGDLFSIWLDDAANAKDKRIVSHLYTAPKDCDILDRKAWRKANPAVGEFRSLQDIEDFAAQADRLPAKANSFRWLYLNQRIEAQSPFLSRAEWAANSSPVEVEAGDTCYAGLDLSASRDLTALVLVFPKDGVYHVQPHFWLPEDGLRDRAKTEKVPWDTWSDQGFLQTIQGPVIIPELIAQAIAEVNETYNLQLMAYDRWRIHDLKRELDAIGANVAMQPFGQGFRDMAPAVDKLEQLVAERKLCHGNHPILNMNAAGAIVQSDPAGNRKLHKSKSYSKIDGLVALAMALGSMSHEEVQQSSPWDDPEFKLAV; encoded by the coding sequence ATGACGCGCGGCAAAAAGATTTGCGCATTCATCGAGCAGTTTTGCGTAATACCAGAAGGCGCGAAAGTTGGTCAGCCGATGAAGCTGCTCAAGTTTCAGCGCAAGTTTATTTTAGATGTCTTTGATAACAAGTCAGGCACATCGCGCGCCTATCTTTCGGTGGGTCGTAAAAATGGCAAGTCGGCTTTAATTGCCGCAATTGTCTTGGCGCACCTTGTTGGCCCGGAGGCAAAACAGAATAGCCAGATTATATCTGGCGCACGATCGCGAGAGCAGGCCGCATTGGTCTTCAAACTGGCCGAGAAAATGGTCAGGCTCTCGCCCGAGCTGGCGAAGATCATTCGGATCGTGCCATCGCAAAAGATGCTGATCGGCTTGATGATGAACGTCGAGTATAAAGCGATCAGCGCAGAAGCTGGCACAGCTCACGGCTTGTCGCCGATTTTAGCGATCTTAGATGAGGTCGGCCAAGTTAGAGGCCCGCAAGACAGCTTCATAGAGGCGATCGAAACAGCGCAGGGTGCGCATGATAACCCGTTGCTGATCGCAATCAGTACGCAGGCGTCAACAGATGGCGATTTGTTTTCTATCTGGCTGGATGACGCAGCCAACGCCAAGGACAAGCGAATTGTTTCGCACTTATACACCGCGCCAAAGGACTGCGATATTTTGGATCGCAAGGCTTGGCGCAAAGCAAACCCGGCGGTCGGTGAGTTTCGATCGCTGCAAGATATAGAAGATTTTGCTGCGCAGGCTGATCGCTTGCCAGCCAAAGCAAATTCATTTCGCTGGCTTTACCTCAACCAGCGGATTGAAGCGCAGTCGCCATTTTTATCACGAGCGGAATGGGCGGCTAACAGTTCTCCTGTTGAGGTTGAGGCTGGCGATACTTGTTACGCTGGCCTCGATCTTTCAGCGAGCCGAGATTTAACGGCGCTGGTTTTGGTTTTTCCAAAAGATGGCGTCTATCATGTGCAACCGCATTTCTGGCTTCCAGAGGACGGGCTGCGCGATCGAGCGAAGACAGAAAAAGTGCCTTGGGACACCTGGTCAGATCAAGGTTTTTTGCAAACAATTCAAGGGCCTGTGATTATTCCAGAGCTAATTGCGCAAGCAATAGCCGAGGTCAACGAGACTTATAATTTGCAGCTTATGGCATACGACCGTTGGCGCATTCACGATTTAAAACGAGAGCTAGATGCGATCGGGGCCAATGTGGCGATGCAGCCTTTTGGTCAGGGCTTCCGCGACATGGCCCCGGCGGTGGATAAGCTTGAGCAGCTAGTGGCAGAGCGAAAGCTTTGTCATGGCAATCACCCGATTTTAAACATGAACGCAGCGGGGGCAATCGTGCAGAGCGACCCGGCGGGCAACCGCAAGCTGCATAAATCTAAAAGCTACTCAAAGATTGATGGGCTGGTCGCGTTGGCGATGGCTCTGGGATCAATGAGCCACGAGGAAGTGCAGCAAAGCAGCCCTTGGGATGATCCCGAGTTTAAGCTTGCTGTTTAG
- a CDS encoding phage portal protein: protein MGVFDRFVKPEQRSSLEDPSAPVSAENFLHLMGWGDYASSTGVVVNTETAMGVPAVWAAVNFISGTLASLPIEVYRKTDGGSERVSNGIGGWIDRAVNPALSSFNWRKYTYEQMLTGGRSVTLIVRNNSGEITDLVPLDPTTVQVSNATVDGYPTKSYRTSTQVYAASDIIDLTFMVKHNMLDVRSPLATHRDVIGLAIAASRYGAKAFQAGGIPPAVLQGPFQSGSAAQRASEDVAKTTAKLAREGRPIMALPAGHELKSIGFSPNEMQLLELQRFCIEQIARIYSLPPVFLQDLTKGTYSNTEQQDLHFVKHTLRRWIEQTEQEMNLKLFGRVSDLSVRYNVDSLLRGDLKTRMEAHATSIQNGIRTPNEVRDLEDLEALASGDDLLIQGATVPIGSQTGVADAGS from the coding sequence ATGGGCGTCTTTGACAGATTTGTAAAGCCAGAGCAACGCAGCTCGCTTGAAGATCCAAGCGCGCCGGTAAGTGCTGAAAACTTTTTGCACCTTATGGGCTGGGGTGACTATGCGTCATCTACTGGCGTTGTCGTAAACACCGAGACAGCGATGGGCGTGCCTGCGGTTTGGGCTGCTGTAAACTTTATTTCTGGCACGCTTGCGAGCTTGCCGATTGAGGTTTACCGCAAGACAGACGGCGGCTCTGAGCGCGTCAGCAATGGCATTGGTGGCTGGATTGATCGCGCTGTAAACCCTGCCCTCAGTTCGTTTAACTGGCGCAAATATACTTATGAGCAAATGCTAACGGGTGGGCGCTCAGTCACGCTAATTGTGCGCAATAATTCTGGCGAAATTACTGATCTTGTGCCGCTCGATCCGACCACTGTTCAGGTTAGCAACGCAACTGTTGATGGCTATCCAACAAAAAGCTATCGCACCAGCACGCAAGTTTATGCGGCGAGCGACATCATTGATCTGACATTCATGGTTAAGCACAATATGCTCGATGTGCGCAGCCCGCTTGCAACGCACAGAGATGTGATCGGATTGGCAATTGCTGCATCGCGCTATGGTGCAAAAGCGTTTCAAGCTGGCGGCATTCCCCCGGCGGTATTGCAAGGGCCATTTCAAAGCGGCTCTGCGGCTCAGAGAGCGTCAGAAGACGTTGCCAAGACCACTGCAAAGCTGGCTCGCGAAGGTAGGCCCATCATGGCGCTGCCTGCTGGCCATGAACTAAAGTCAATTGGCTTTTCGCCTAATGAGATGCAGCTTTTAGAATTGCAGCGTTTTTGCATTGAGCAGATTGCGCGGATCTATTCTTTGCCGCCAGTGTTTTTGCAGGACTTGACCAAAGGCACTTATTCAAACACCGAGCAGCAAGACTTGCACTTTGTAAAGCATACGCTGCGCCGCTGGATTGAGCAGACAGAGCAAGAAATGAATTTGAAGCTCTTTGGCCGAGTTAGCGATCTGAGCGTTAGATATAACGTAGACAGCCTGCTTCGCGGTGATTTGAAAACGCGTATGGAGGCGCACGCAACCAGCATTCAGAACGGCATACGCACGCCAAATGAGGTGCGCGATTTAGAGGACTTAGAAGCGCTGGCTTCTGGTGATGACTTGCTTATTCAGGGCGCAACAGTGCCGATCGGATCGCAAACAGGTGTTGCAGATGCCGGTTCCTAA
- a CDS encoding HK97 family phage prohead protease — translation MPVPNQAMREEAERGLEWRKEYGRGGTEVGVARARDISNGANLSMDTVRRMSSYFARHEVDKEAEGFSPGEDGYPSAGRIAWALWGGDPGQSWVRGILAEEDDRMSDQAGEARHIKNIEETETEVIITFGKSEEISAPDAEEIDEAGYKKDKDKDRREARVSQNFEVRADDSGEIVVEGYAAVFNEETTIGGQWREQIAPGAFTDAIGRDDVVFLINHEGLPLARTRSGTLQLSEDDHGLKMRASLDLSDPDVRSIVPKMKRGDLDKMSFAFVPTRQEWDDSRDMPRRTIQEADLYDVSIVTTPAYAGTEIGLRSLEQFRQEQRKTQAPRRMRMKARLQR, via the coding sequence ATGCCGGTTCCTAATCAGGCAATGCGTGAAGAGGCAGAGCGCGGCTTAGAGTGGCGCAAAGAATATGGCCGAGGTGGCACAGAGGTCGGCGTGGCTAGAGCGCGCGACATATCAAACGGCGCAAACCTATCGATGGACACAGTGCGCAGGATGAGCAGCTATTTCGCGCGCCATGAAGTGGACAAAGAGGCTGAAGGGTTTTCGCCCGGTGAAGATGGCTATCCAAGCGCAGGCCGCATTGCTTGGGCGCTTTGGGGTGGTGATCCCGGTCAATCATGGGTGCGCGGCATCTTAGCAGAAGAGGATGACAGGATGTCAGATCAAGCTGGCGAGGCACGCCACATTAAGAACATCGAGGAAACCGAAACAGAGGTAATCATAACCTTTGGCAAGTCAGAAGAAATCTCTGCGCCAGATGCTGAAGAGATTGATGAGGCTGGTTACAAAAAAGACAAAGACAAGGATCGCCGCGAGGCTCGCGTTTCTCAGAATTTTGAAGTCAGAGCAGATGACAGCGGCGAGATCGTTGTTGAGGGTTATGCGGCTGTCTTTAACGAGGAAACAACGATTGGCGGGCAGTGGCGTGAGCAGATTGCGCCGGGAGCTTTTACTGATGCGATCGGTCGCGACGATGTTGTTTTCTTAATCAATCACGAGGGCTTGCCTTTGGCGCGCACGCGCTCTGGAACTTTGCAGCTTTCTGAAGACGATCACGGTTTAAAGATGCGCGCGTCACTAGATCTGTCAGATCCAGACGTGCGCTCGATCGTGCCTAAGATGAAGCGCGGCGACTTAGACAAAATGAGCTTTGCTTTTGTGCCAACTCGCCAAGAGTGGGATGACAGCCGCGACATGCCTCGCCGCACTATTCAAGAGGCTGATTTGTACGATGTCAGCATCGTGACCACCCCGGCTTATGCAGGCACAGAGATTGGTCTGCGCAGCTTGGAGCAGTTCAGACAAGAACAACGAAAAACGCAAGCGCCGCGCAGAATGCGGATGAAAGCGCGCTTGCAAAGATAA
- a CDS encoding phage major capsid protein, producing MADIKSLRETMANIATEARSKLNEINDETPEARASEIEREFDAMMAETDKLQGRIDREERAAALMSKLEQPDTSKIPAVEARTAPAVDNGLTMDYRTAFAEMISAGGDAYVDAEVRNVLKEYRVQTGGSNAAGGFTVPTELATFVEESMAATGPMYTSNLFTVINSTDGRTFSIPTVDDTAVTAVAHTEGTQPTDDGGKDVTFGQKSVGAFAFDSEWVRWSAELNADSILNMESLLGSLLGERLGRIANSKLTTGSGSSDVEGIVTNSAAGKTAASATAITSDEIIDLIHSVDPAYRQSTSSAIMMNDSTLAAVRKLKDGDGNYLWSLGSYTQGVPQTVLGYPVVVNQAMASMTTGNKTMLFGDMSKFYVRKVGAPALYVARERFAPDFGILGFIRFDGVLANTAAIKHLVQA from the coding sequence ATGGCTGATATTAAATCCTTGCGGGAAACAATGGCGAACATTGCCACTGAAGCCCGTTCTAAACTTAATGAAATAAACGACGAAACCCCGGAAGCACGCGCTTCAGAAATTGAGCGTGAGTTTGATGCCATGATGGCAGAAACTGACAAGCTGCAAGGTCGTATCGATCGTGAAGAGCGCGCCGCTGCACTGATGTCAAAGCTTGAGCAGCCTGACACAAGCAAGATCCCGGCTGTAGAAGCGCGCACTGCGCCAGCAGTTGATAACGGTCTGACAATGGATTATCGCACTGCCTTTGCTGAAATGATCAGCGCGGGTGGCGATGCTTATGTTGACGCAGAAGTTCGCAACGTTCTTAAAGAATATCGGGTTCAAACTGGTGGCTCTAACGCTGCTGGTGGGTTCACGGTGCCAACTGAGTTGGCGACATTTGTTGAAGAAAGCATGGCGGCAACTGGCCCTATGTATACCTCAAATCTGTTTACTGTCATCAACTCAACTGACGGACGCACGTTTAGCATCCCGACTGTAGATGACACAGCGGTTACTGCTGTTGCTCATACTGAAGGCACTCAGCCAACTGATGATGGCGGCAAAGACGTTACCTTTGGTCAAAAGTCGGTCGGCGCGTTTGCTTTCGATAGTGAGTGGGTACGCTGGTCAGCAGAACTGAATGCAGACAGCATCTTGAACATGGAAAGCCTGCTTGGCAGCTTGCTTGGTGAGCGCTTGGGTCGGATTGCAAACAGCAAACTGACAACTGGCTCAGGTTCTTCTGATGTTGAGGGCATTGTGACAAACTCAGCGGCTGGTAAAACTGCTGCCTCTGCCACAGCGATCACTTCTGATGAAATCATTGATTTGATCCACAGCGTTGATCCAGCCTATCGACAGTCTACAAGCTCAGCGATCATGATGAATGACAGCACGCTTGCAGCAGTTCGTAAGCTGAAAGATGGTGACGGTAACTATCTTTGGTCGCTCGGTTCGTACACGCAAGGCGTGCCTCAAACCGTTCTTGGCTATCCAGTAGTGGTCAACCAAGCGATGGCTTCAATGACTACCGGCAATAAAACTATGTTGTTCGGTGATATGTCTAAGTTCTATGTGCGCAAAGTTGGCGCGCCTGCGCTTTATGTTGCGCGCGAGCGTTTTGCCCCTGACTTTGGCATTTTGGGCTTCATCCGCTTTGACGGCGTTCTCGCCAACACAGCGGCGATCAAGCACTTGGTGCAAGCCTAA
- a CDS encoding head-tail connector protein, with product MPKPLHSTHPIERIDAPAVDPISLSECKAQMRVEFSEDDVIIKRLIAVAIAYVDVRGVLGKAMITQKWAQWLPSNPAQQVHLRLTPVQSVTAVKYYDINGVLQTDTLSNYKVVGLSDHSVIQPKAGFTWPTTEQRDDAIKIEYEIGYGNAATDVPQNVRHALMMLVAHYYENREQAQKDVLTSVPYGFDDLLNLDRASWYG from the coding sequence ATGCCAAAACCGTTGCACAGCACACATCCAATCGAGCGCATAGACGCGCCAGCGGTTGACCCTATTTCGCTGTCAGAATGCAAAGCGCAAATGCGCGTAGAATTTTCTGAAGACGATGTGATCATTAAGCGCTTGATTGCTGTTGCGATTGCTTATGTTGATGTGCGCGGTGTTTTGGGCAAGGCAATGATTACCCAAAAGTGGGCGCAGTGGTTGCCATCCAACCCAGCGCAGCAAGTCCATTTACGTTTGACGCCAGTGCAATCTGTCACGGCTGTTAAATATTATGACATCAACGGCGTTTTGCAGACTGACACTTTGTCAAACTACAAGGTTGTCGGCTTGTCGGATCACAGCGTTATTCAGCCCAAAGCCGGGTTTACTTGGCCAACGACTGAGCAGCGTGATGATGCGATAAAGATTGAATATGAAATCGGCTATGGAAACGCGGCAACTGATGTGCCGCAAAACGTTAGACACGCGCTTATGATGTTGGTTGCGCATTATTATGAAAACAGAGAGCAGGCGCAAAAAGATGTGCTAACTTCTGTGCCATATGGCTTCGACGATCTGTTAAATTTAGATCGAGCGTCTTGGTATGGCTAG
- a CDS encoding head-tail adaptor protein, protein MASAGALRERVTFQRLDSSAVDDYGNVYTGWSNLASRFADLRERTGKESIQGGALSDTNFATMRCRSDSVTEAVTSADRVVARGITWAIKNVIQVDAKDTLMEFVLERGVAS, encoded by the coding sequence ATGGCTAGTGCCGGGGCGCTTAGAGAGCGCGTTACGTTTCAGCGCTTAGACAGCAGCGCTGTCGATGATTACGGCAACGTTTATACTGGTTGGTCAAATCTTGCGTCACGCTTTGCGGATCTGCGCGAGCGCACTGGCAAGGAAAGCATACAAGGTGGCGCACTGTCTGACACTAATTTTGCCACTATGCGCTGCCGCTCTGACAGCGTGACTGAGGCTGTTACATCTGCTGATCGAGTAGTTGCCAGAGGCATTACTTGGGCAATTAAAAACGTTATTCAAGTTGATGCTAAAGACACGCTCATGGAGTTTGTGCTTGAGCGCGGTGTAGCGTCATGA
- a CDS encoding HK97 gp10 family phage protein: MKIVGSKKLIKQLGDLPDVTHAALRKSIKNNAKYGERKAKSLVPVDTGELRNGITSKVYEDKNAIYGFINFADGTNEDEVASINYGRSEGKKGTTFGYGFIQTTKLLVAKRSANSIKRIMKKAVKDAMNG; this comes from the coding sequence ATGAAAATCGTTGGCTCAAAAAAGCTGATCAAGCAGCTTGGCGATTTGCCAGATGTTACGCACGCAGCTCTGCGCAAGTCGATTAAAAACAATGCAAAGTATGGGGAGCGCAAAGCAAAAAGCCTTGTGCCGGTTGATACTGGCGAGCTGCGTAACGGCATAACTTCAAAAGTGTACGAAGACAAAAATGCCATATATGGATTTATTAATTTTGCTGATGGCACAAATGAAGATGAAGTTGCCTCAATAAATTATGGCAGATCAGAGGGTAAAAAAGGCACTACTTTTGGCTATGGATTTATTCAAACAACTAAGCTGCTAGTCGCTAAGCGCTCTGCGAACAGCATCAAGCGTATTATGAAAAAAGCTGTAAAGGACGCGATGAATGGCTGA
- a CDS encoding DUF3168 domain-containing protein, which yields MADGYGLALQKGLRAALVANSGVTDLVSTRIYDEPPQNVTFPYLMFNTIQPNAFDTDTAQGALVDISLEAHSRSASGRVECMQVVEAVKEALHRQEAAVTVTGFTLVELIFEAFSATRDNEGRGFTAVISLQAMLDTA from the coding sequence ATGGCTGACGGTTATGGCTTGGCTTTGCAAAAAGGTTTGCGCGCTGCGTTGGTTGCAAACTCTGGTGTCACTGATCTTGTTTCAACGCGCATTTACGATGAGCCGCCACAAAATGTGACGTTTCCATACCTAATGTTCAACACAATCCAGCCTAATGCTTTCGACACTGACACAGCACAGGGCGCGCTGGTTGATATAAGCTTAGAGGCTCACTCTCGCAGCGCGTCAGGGCGCGTGGAGTGTATGCAAGTGGTCGAGGCGGTCAAAGAGGCTTTGCACCGTCAAGAGGCTGCTGTGACCGTCACAGGCTTTACGTTGGTAGAGCTAATTTTTGAGGCGTTTAGCGCCACCAGAGATAATGAGGGTCGTGGGTTCACAGCCGTCATTTCCCTTCAAGCGATGCTTGATACCGCCTAA
- a CDS encoding phage major tail protein, TP901-1 family: MAKQLGRALLVKIDDGGGNKSNLCGLNSKSLTINNSSIDVTTPDCTSPEGALYTETLAGLKNVSVSGDGFFEDSTAEARMNTVAMAADNSTTFEVVVPDFGTYAGTFRITSVEFGGETEGGVTYSLSLESSGAVTFTAA, translated from the coding sequence ATGGCTAAACAACTTGGACGCGCCCTGCTTGTCAAAATTGATGATGGCGGTGGCAACAAAAGCAACCTGTGTGGCTTAAACTCAAAATCGCTTACAATTAACAACTCAAGCATTGATGTGACAACGCCAGACTGCACAAGTCCAGAAGGCGCGCTGTACACAGAAACGCTTGCTGGCTTAAAGAACGTGTCAGTTTCTGGTGATGGCTTTTTTGAAGACAGCACTGCTGAAGCTCGCATGAATACTGTTGCAATGGCTGCTGATAACAGCACGACCTTTGAGGTGGTTGTTCCTGACTTTGGCACATATGCAGGCACGTTTCGCATTACATCTGTTGAGTTTGGTGGCGAAACTGAAGGCGGCGTAACCTACTCTCTGTCGCTCGAAAGCAGCGGCGCAGTAACCTTTACTGCTGCCTAA
- a CDS encoding GTA-gp10 family protein → MTITAEAPRGGVAEYLGDTSYTFKLRNREIERFEDKHRGIFDLWEGFFERGKKPTSKEIRDILALGLVGGGMKDHEADEVIAKAGPSDLMRMYQIAQAVIGIAFMPDIGDEAEVKKKTAAHPKAA, encoded by the coding sequence ATGACGATCACGGCTGAAGCGCCGCGCGGGGGTGTTGCTGAATATCTTGGCGACACCTCTTATACATTCAAGCTGCGCAATCGAGAGATTGAACGTTTTGAAGACAAGCACAGAGGCATCTTTGACCTTTGGGAAGGTTTCTTTGAGCGAGGCAAAAAGCCTACCAGCAAAGAAATCAGAGACATTTTAGCTTTAGGCTTAGTCGGCGGCGGCATGAAAGATCATGAAGCTGACGAAGTTATTGCCAAAGCTGGCCCGTCTGACTTGATGCGGATGTATCAGATTGCGCAGGCAGTTATTGGGATAGCCTTTATGCCTGACATTGGCGATGAGGCAGAAGTAAAAAAAAAGACAGCGGCCCACCCCAAAGCCGCTTGA